The sequence GTGGGCATTTGCCATTCACCTCGGCGACCTGAAAATTCTGATTTCCAAGTTCATCACCCCCGACAGCAGGATCATTTTCGATCGTGCCATCGGCGATCGTGTCGAGAAGATCGCGCCCATGCTCACCTATGATGGCGACCCCTACGCCGTTGTCGGCTCAGATCAGGTCTACTGGATCTGGGATGCTTGCACTACGGCAAAGACATTCCCATATTCAGATCCAACGGACGATGACATCAATTACATCCGCAACTCGGTGAAAATCGTCATCGGCGCCTATGATGGGAACGTCAGGTTCTACGTTGCCGATCCGGAAGATCCTGTTCTGCGCGTTTGGATGAATGTATTCCCCGGTTTATTCCGCTCCATGGACGAAATGCCGGAATTCATCAAATTGCATCTGCGTTATCCGGCCGATATCTTTACTATCCAGGCCGAGAAACTGGCTCTGTTTCACATGACCGATACAACCAGTTTTTACAACCGCGAGGATCTGTGGATGATTCCTCAAGAGGCTTACCTGGATGCGGCCGTGACCATGGACCCACGCTTCATCTCTATGCGTCTGCCGGGCGAGGACGAGAACGAATTCGTCCTGGTCGTGCCGTTCACGCCGGCCAACAAGCAGAATCTCGTCGGATGGCTGTGCGTCCGCATGGACGCTCCTCATTACGGCGAGATGGAACTCTGGCTTTTCCCGAGGGATCAGACGGTGATCGGGCCCATGCAAGTCGAGGGCCTGATCAACCAGGATCCGGTCATGTCCGGCAACATCACACTCTGGAGCCAACGCGGATCAACGCTTCTCTGGGGCAACCTGCTCGCCCTACCCGTTTTCAACGACGGCAATGGATCAGTGGTATACGTCAAGCCACTGTTTATTCTTGCTGAGCAAGGAAAGATTCCGGCCCTAACTAGAGTAATCCTCTGGGCCGGCGATCGTCTTATCGTTGAGGCCACCCTACAGGATGCGTTGGCTGTCCTTTACGGCGGCCAGACTACGGAAACTGTCGTTTCACCGCCTACGACAACGGGCGTAGTGGCGACATGCTCCGAGTTGGCCAACGCCGCCTACACATATTTTCAGCAGGCTCAGTCGTGCTATGCGAATAGCGACTGGGCGTGCTATGGCACTGCAATGCAGAAATTGGAGGAAACTCTCCTCCAAGCATCCCAGTGCCGCTAAGTAAGGAGGTTTGCACACACATCAACAAGGGGATCAGCAATGATCCCCTTGTTTTGTTTTTAAGAAATAATTGGCAGTTGCTTAACCGGGTTAAGCAACTATGTTAAAAAACGGCAGAGGCGGCTGTTTAAGTCGCCTCTTTTCCGCTTATGGCCTTTGGCTGTTTCGGCTGTCGCAGCTTTTGTCTTTTTCTGAAAATTGCCGGCCAGCCGATTTCCAGAAAACTGATCGGCAATCTTTGTCCGTTTTCGTCCAAGGGCGTTATGACAGCGAGGACCTTAGGTTTCTTTCTGGACCGATTTACTTTCTTTGTTTGGGCCATATTTTCCTCCTAAAAAAGAACTTTTTGGACGCAGTCTACTATATATTGATTGACTGCGCATCAGTGCGCGTGCTTGGATTTGGACCAAGGACCTTCCCGATGTGAACGGGACGCTCTACCCCTGAGCTACACGCGCTCATTTATTATTTCTATATTTTTAAGGGCTTATTGTCCAGCCTGGAAACAAATGGCGTTCCGCTTTTAGCGGAACGCCTCTGGTTCAGAAATCTTAAGTTGAGTCATCCTTCTGTTTTCAATTCCACACCGCAATGCGGACAGTTTGTCGGAAACCCATATTCATTCCCGACTTTGACTGTTTTAATTACCCCCCTACAGTTTCCACATTTGCAATCGTGGTCGGCCGGGCGCCGATTTTTTACGTGCAGCTTTTCAACCGGAACCGGTCGTCGAACTTGATCATTCCTTTTCTTTGTCATTACTTCTCTCCTCAAGATAAGATTTTCTAATATTCTAACCTTTTCTCATCTTTTGTAAAGGCCGCAAATTAGTTATAATTAAACAATGAAAATCTTTGAATTTCATTTTAATCCCGGATCAAAGCCAGATTTCATTTTTGACAGCTTTTGCTATGAGCCGAGCAATAGCCAAGAAAGGAAACTCGGCAGCCTTTACGTTATTGCCGAGCTCAAAAACGCCATTCCCCAAAACTCTAGATTAATTCAGAATCTGGCCCTTCTCTTGAAAAGAGAGTACTATTTCGGGAACTCTCCTGAACAGGCTCTAAAAAAGGCTCTTAAAAAGGCCAACGAGTTCCTTTCCGAGAGGACGAAAACCGGCAACGTCAGCTGGCTGGGGAATTTGTCTTTGGCAGCCATCAGCCTTAACGATTATGAGGTTGCTTTCAGCAAAGACGGCAAATTAAAGACCATTTTACTGAGGCCGAGCCAGATCACCGACATCGGCAAGACCCTTGAGATCGAGGAGTTTGAACCCTACCCCTTAAAGATTTTCACCAACATTATCAGCGGTAAATTCCTGGAGAACGACAAAATTATGGTTCTGACTGACGAGATCTTCGACCTGTTCTTGAAGGCTGGCTTTCTAGACAAAATTGCCAATGCCCATGACCAGAAAGAGTTAAAAGATTTATTTCAGGACAAGGAAAAAGAATTTTCCGACATCTGCGGCATCTGCTTTCTGATCTTCATGTCCAAAGAATCTTCTCCAAAGAGCGCCCTGACTTTTAAAAAAGCAATCACTCCCCTATCTTTAAAAGAGGTTTTCGCTCCGGTTCGGCGGATTCTTTCAAAACTGTCTTTGAGAAAAGCCATGGTAAAGCTTTTGAAAGCCCTACCCAAAATTTCTTTGCCAAAACTAAAGTTAAGGCTGGGAAAACCTGCGGTAAATCTTAAAAAACTCAAACTTTTTGACGTCAAAAAGATAAGGTTGCCGAAGTTTTCTCTGCCGAGGCTGTCGCTGAAGTTTTCAATTGATTTAAAAGACGAGAGAGCGAGGAAAAACCTTTTCCTGATTTCTCTATTTGCCGCTCTTTTGATTCTCGGTTTTCTCTTTTCGAAAAGGGAGGCAGAGATAAAAATGATAGATTTCCGGAACCGGCTGATCGATGTTCAGGAAAAAACGGTCAAAGCCCAGGGCTACCTGATCCTCAATCAGGAGGAAAAAGCGAACAATCTTTTAAAAGAGGCTTTCAAGGACGTTTTGGTCCTGGCCAAAAGCAGCAGCCCGATCAGGAAAGAAGCTTTAGCCGTTCAGGCGTTGATCGAGGATAACCTGACGGCTTTAAATAAAATTGAAGACGTCAAGGATCCCAAGCTGGTTTTTGATTTTGCCAACAGCGATTTTGTTCCCCAGCACCTGATTGCCTTTGAAAACAGCCTTTACTATTTCAGCCCCTACTACAAAGGCATTATCAGGACGTCCGGAGACACTTTAGAGAGAATTAACGCAGATTATGGATTCAATTTGGCGGCTGCCACCAGCTTCGGCCTGGCCCTTTTCAGCAAGCCGGACAAGATCTCATTCCTCAAAGACGGCCGCCTCGAGCCAGCTTTTGCTCTGGAACTGCCCAAGCCCGATACGGTTTTTGTAGCCATGACCTCGTTTAAGGATAGCCTTTATTTCTTGGAAAAAGGCACCGGCAAGATTATTAAATACCGGGAGCCGTTTTTCGAAAACGCAGATCAGCCAAGATATTGGATTCAGGCCCAGGAGAAGAAGGCTCTGGGGGCAAAATCTCTTGAAGTGACAGGATCGGTCTATGTTCTGGCCGACGACAACGCTGTCTGGGAGTACCGCGGCGGCCTGCTGCTGAATAAAACCTATTTGTCCGTCTTTCCCTTTCCCCAGAAATTGGCAAAGATAACGGCTTTGCCTTCCCTTTCCGGTCTGGCCGTCTTGGAGCCGTCGCAAGGCAGGATCATTTTAATCGACAGGCAGGGCTCTTTGATCAGGCAGTTCCGGAGCGAAGAATTCCTCAACCTTAAAGCGGCGGCTTTTTCCAAAGACGGCAGATTCCTCTATGTTCTCAGCGGCTTAAGAGCTTACCAATTAGATTTGCGCTAATCAAATCTCCTTGGCTGAGCCAAGCCGAAATGAATAGTTAAACTGATAGATGTTCTGCTGCTGAGTTTAAAATAATTCCCCTTCTTGTTTTTATTCTGACATTGTGCTTATATTTATTCTGAAGGAGGAAGAATGGACAAAAAACTGTGTTCCTGTATGCGGAAGAGCGGCAAGCCGGGCCTTCATCATCGTCGGACTTGTCCGCTGTTCATGAACGCCTGGGTGCAGAAGATTGAACTGAAATGGGCGTTTGCGCCTAAAAGAAAGCGCGGTCAGCCGGGTCGCATAAAGCAGCGTGACATCTACGGCTCCTGCGACTGGGATACAGGTCAGGGCGCGTACGTTCGTCCTTACCTGAAAATCACAATTGTTCCAATTAGAAAACGCCGTCGCTAAAATCAAAGCGATGGCGTTTCCGTTTATAGAAAGTTTTTCTATTTCAGCTCGACGGTGGCGCCGGCGGCCTCAAGCTTTTTCTTCAGGTCTTCGGCTTCTTCCTTCTTGACGTTTTCCTTTACCATCTGGGGGGCGGCAACCGCAGCGTCAACCAGGTCTTTGGCCTCTTTCAGGCCCTTGCCGGTAATATCCCTGACTACCTTGATCACTTCGATCTTTTTCCCGCCAACTGATTTCAGCTCGATGTTAAAGACGCTCTTTTCTTCCGCAGCCGCGTTTGACGCGGCAAAGGCGGGGGCAGCGGCAGCCATCATCGGGGCTTGAGCCGAAACTCCGAATTTCTTTTCAAGGATTTTTACCAGTTCGGCCAAGTCTAAGACCGAAAGGTTTTCGATTTTCTCGACGAGATCCTTGAATTTCGCCGGTACCACAACTTTTTCTAATTCTGCCATGGGACTTTGAGTTATTTGTTAATTTTTAAATCGACGATACTCTGGGTCGTTTTACGACCTAGAGGATGTCATTTTTTAATTGAACTTAGAACATAAACTAGACCTTTGACGTTTCCTTGAAGGACGTTAATAAGGCCGGAGATGGGGCCGGCAATGGCGCCGACCAGCTTTGCCAAAAGTTCTTCTTTCGAAGGCAATTGGGCGATCGCCAAAACTTCATCTTTTCCGAGCAGAAAGTTGTCAAGAATCCCGCTGATGAATTTCAGGTTCTGGTTTCCTTTGGAGAAATCGTAGAGTGCTTTTAAAGGCTGGATCGGGTCTTCTAAGCTGAAAAGGACGGCCACTTCCCCCTTCATCTTCCTGGCAGAAACGGCGGAGACCCGGTCTCCTCCGTTTTTCAGAACTAGATTGATCAGAGTTTTCTTGGCCACTTTGAGAAGTCCTTTGGTTTCCTTCAGTTTCCTGCGCAGAATGACCAAATCGTTCGCTTTCAATCCCTGAATGTCAACAAAAACGATTGATTTCGCCTTTTTAAAATTGTCATTCAGATCCTCTATGGTTTTTTGCTTTTGGGCTTTTGTTTTTGGCATACCCCGTAGGAAATTAAATATTTTCCGTTGGTTTTCTTAATCTACTGTTTGTATAAAATAATAGATATTTCATTCGATAAGATTTAAGTTGAAGAGAAAATATTTGTTAATTATGTTTTTAGAATGATTTTTTACGGTTTTCCTGAAAGATTAAAGTCAAATATCTCTAAATCTCTGGTCCGAAAACAACGAAAACATAATCATTTCCTACGGGGCATGGTCTCCAATAAAAATCTGCGTTTTGGCGCAGACAAACAATTATCAGTTTATTCTAAAAAACTATAAACCGATTCATGCCTGGGCGGGCTGATTAAACCCTGTAACCTCGCCTTACGGCTCGATTCGGGTCCCCGCTGTCTGCGGCAATTCTGGATTTATAGTAGCAAAGTCATTTCAGCTTGTCAATGATTGTCATGGCAAAGTCTTGGGCAGCTGAAGGCCCTGAAGCGGTAACTATTTTCCCGTCGGCAACTACTGGTTTATTTTCATAATTAACTCCTTCTTTTTTCAGGATTTGGACAAAGCTTTTGTCCATATTTGAAGACCAGACAGTCGCTTTTTTGCTTTTGAGAACGCCGGCCTTGGCGAGAATAGCCGGGGCGATGCAGATTGCCCCTAAAACCCTATCCTCTAGAACAGTTTCCAAAGCGATGCGGTGGGCGTTGGGATCGTCAAGATACCTTGAAGCTCCAGACCCCCCGATAAAAATGACAGCTTCAAAGTCTTTAACCTTGAGATCCTCGATCAGGAGATTTACGTCTGTTTCTTGGCCGTAGGCGCCGATCGCCTGGCCGAGCTTGTTGCTGGCGGTGATAATTTTAAAACCCGCCGATTCCAGGATTCCTCTAGGAACCAAATACTCTTCGTCGTTGAAGTCTCGAAAGGCAATGATTAAAGCTATTTTTTTTTCTTCTAAAGCCTTGGACATTTCTATATAGTATAATAGGACGATAAGAGCTTAGAGGCAAATGAACCTTAATCTTAAAAAAAGAAAACTGGCGACAATCATTCTTGCCCTAATTATCCTGGGTTTTATCACCGGTTTTTATCAACAGGGGCAGCTGGTAAATCTTTATAATCTTCAGGCTTCGCCGGCAATAAATGACAGAAACGGAGAAATGATCGCCTTGGAGCCGAACTCTAAAGGTTATTTTAACCGTCCTCTCGAGAACGTCCCCGGGAAAATCGCCGCTCTCTTGGTTAAAAAAGAGGACAGATTTTTCTATTACCATTTCGGGATAAATCCCTTGAGCATTATCCAGTCGGCGAGTGGATATTTTGGCATCGGCAAGAGAAAAGCTTCGAGCACCATTTCCCAGCAGCTGGTAAAAGTTCTTTTAGGGAATGAACTCAAAAGGGATTTGGGAAACAAGATTAAAGAAACTTTTTATACTTTGAGCCTAGAAGTCTTTCACGCGAAAAAGGAAATCTTAAAAATGTACGCTAATTCGATTTATTTCGGAAACCTGGCCCAGGGAATTCTCGAGGCGAGCCGGTTTTATTTTGGAGTCGATCCGGAAATGCTGACCGATGCCCAGATTTTCCAGCTTCTGGCAACGATCTCGAGCCCGACGGAAAACAACCCGGCCGGCAAGAAGAACCAGGAGCTGACTCTGGCTGTTTCAGAAAGAATGGGATTTCCTGCGCAAGAGTCCGATATAACCAAAGTTTCAGAGGTTCTAGGAAACATAAAAAAACACGACCGCGTTGGCGACTCTTACTTTGAATTGAAACCGTTTTTAGCCAAAGGAATTGATTCCTGCCGGGTCAGCCTGGACCAAAACCTAAACTCGAAAATCAGGGAAACCGTCAGGCGAAACTTGGGGAATCTGGCTGACAAAGAAGTTAAGAACGCCGCCGTCGTTGTGATTGGCTTGCCAGAGAACGAAATCTTGGCCTTGATCGGCTCGCCGGACGCAGGTTCCTTAGATTCTGGCTATCAAATTAATATGCTTTTTGAGCCCAGACCCATCGGCTCGACAATCAAACCCTTTATTTATCTCAAGGCTTTTGAAAAGGGTTTAAGGCCTTACTCTTTAGTTGAAGACAGGGAGTACAAGTACATTACCGCCTTGGGCTTTCCTCTTTACCCGAAAAACTTTGACTATCGGTACCGCGGTCAGGTCAATCTCCATTACGCCTTGAGCAACAGTTTAAATGTGCCGGCAGTAAAGGTTTTAGAGTACGTCGGCTTAAATGACTTTTACTATTTCTTGGAGAACGATTTGGGCATAAAGCCCTTGCAGCCCTGGGAAAACTATCAATTGGGAATCGCCCTCGGCAGTTTAGATTTGAGCCTTTTTGATCTGGCAAGGTATTTTACGATCTTTCCCCAACAGGGCATTTTGAAAGACCTTTCAATACTCAAATGCCAAAACGTGGGAGGTCGGACCTCCCACAAAACTATCGGAGACCCGGTCTCCGTA is a genomic window of bacterium containing:
- the rplJ gene encoding 50S ribosomal protein L10 encodes the protein MPKTKAQKQKTIEDLNDNFKKAKSIVFVDIQGLKANDLVILRRKLKETKGLLKVAKKTLINLVLKNGGDRVSAVSARKMKGEVAVLFSLEDPIQPLKALYDFSKGNQNLKFISGILDNFLLGKDEVLAIAQLPSKEELLAKLVGAIAGPISGLINVLQGNVKGLVYVLSSIKK
- a CDS encoding DJ-1/PfpI family protein; this translates as MSKALEEKKIALIIAFRDFNDEEYLVPRGILESAGFKIITASNKLGQAIGAYGQETDVNLLIEDLKVKDFEAVIFIGGSGASRYLDDPNAHRIALETVLEDRVLGAICIAPAILAKAGVLKSKKATVWSSNMDKSFVQILKKEGVNYENKPVVADGKIVTASGPSAAQDFAMTIIDKLK
- a CDS encoding transglycosylase domain-containing protein, yielding MNLNLKKRKLATIILALIILGFITGFYQQGQLVNLYNLQASPAINDRNGEMIALEPNSKGYFNRPLENVPGKIAALLVKKEDRFFYYHFGINPLSIIQSASGYFGIGKRKASSTISQQLVKVLLGNELKRDLGNKIKETFYTLSLEVFHAKKEILKMYANSIYFGNLAQGILEASRFYFGVDPEMLTDAQIFQLLATISSPTENNPAGKKNQELTLAVSERMGFPAQESDITKVSEVLGNIKKHDRVGDSYFELKPFLAKGIDSCRVSLDQNLNSKIRETVRRNLGNLADKEVKNAAVVVIGLPENEILALIGSPDAGSLDSGYQINMLFEPRPIGSTIKPFIYLKAFEKGLRPYSLVEDREYKYITALGFPLYPKNFDYRYRGQVNLHYALSNSLNVPAVKVLEYVGLNDFYYFLENDLGIKPLQPWENYQLGIALGSLDLSLFDLARYFTIFPQQGILKDLSILKCQNVGGRTSHKTIGDPVSVILQPVVKPGYIQLVNKILSDRKTSIDQFGMKSELNLFQENYALKTGTSRDFKDSWVVGYTPDFLVGVWVGNADASPTKGVSGQQGAGLIFSEVMELLLNSSYNKKTAFEFDLVKEFRNDGDFNYGLEGDDYQKALNLLTEKDESLILLPHDNDSFLLELNTRIILRASQEVDWFANNQFLGCGKTWIFSPQAFGNGGDRVSSVYQIKAVSESGLTQELTIFVESN
- the rplL gene encoding 50S ribosomal protein L7/L12, with the translated sequence MAELEKVVVPAKFKDLVEKIENLSVLDLAELVKILEKKFGVSAQAPMMAAAAPAFAASNAAAEEKSVFNIELKSVGGKKIEVIKVVRDITGKGLKEAKDLVDAAVAAPQMVKENVKKEEAEDLKKKLEAAGATVELK